A stretch of the Pelmatolapia mariae isolate MD_Pm_ZW linkage group LG23, Pm_UMD_F_2, whole genome shotgun sequence genome encodes the following:
- the LOC134620135 gene encoding poly(rC)-binding protein 3-like isoform X3, translating to MEPIKVQSEGGLNVTLTIRLLMHGKEVGSIIGKKGETVKKMREDSGARINISEGNCPERIVTITGPTDAIFKAFAMIAYKFEEDIINSMSNSPATSKPPVTLRLVVPASQCGSLIGKGGSKIKEMRESTGAQVQVAGDMLPNSTERAVTISGAPEAIIQCVKQICVVLLESPPKGATIPYRPKPASTPVIFSGGQVRADPLGASTANLSLLLQHQPLPAYTIQGQYAIPHPDQLSKLHQLAMQQTPFTPLGQTTPAFPAGLDASNQASTHELTIPNDLIGCIIGRQGTKINEIRQMSGAQIKIANAMEGSSERQITITGTPANISLAQYLINARFRDVAAMWTDPSSMTTS from the exons ATGGAGCCCATTAAGGTCCAATCAGAAGGTGGACTGAATGTGACCCTCACCATCAGGCTGCTGATGCACGGCAAG GAGGTTGGAAGCATCATAGGAAAG AAAGGAGAGACGGTCAAGAAAATGCGTGAAGAC AGCGGCGCCCGTATCAACATCTCAGAGGGGAACTGCCCTGAACGGATAGTCACCATCACCGGGCCAACAGATGCCATTTTCAAGGCCTTTGCCATGATAGCCTACAAGTTTGAAGAG GATATAATCAACTCCATGAGCAACAGCCCAGCCACCAGCAAACCCCCCGTAACCCTGAGGCTCGTTGTCCCGGCCAGCCAGTGTGGATCCCTCATCGGCAAAGGAGGCTCCAAAATCAAAGAAATGAGAGAG TCCACAGGAGCTCAGGTCCAGGTGGCAGGAGACATGCTCCCCAACTCCACTGAGAGAGCGGTGACAATCTCAGGGGCCCCCGAGGCCATCATCCAGTGTGTCAAACAGATATGTGTGGTGTTGCTCGAG TCCCCACCGAAAGGTGCCACCATCCCCTACCGCCCCAAGCCTGCCTCCACCCCTGTCATTTTTTCAGGTGGCCAGGTAAGAGCAGACCCACTGGGGGCGTCCACAGCCAACCTCAGCCTCTTACTGCAGCACCAGCCACTGCCT GCGTATACCATTCAAGGACAGTATGCCATCCCACATCCAGAT CAGTTGAGCAAGCTCCACCAGTTGGCTATGCAGCAAACCCCCTTTACCCCCCTCGGACAGACCACCCCTGCCTTCCCCG CAGGTCTGGATGCCAGTAACCAGGCCAGTACTCATGAACTCACCATTCCCAATGAT CTAATAGGCTGCATAATCGGACGCCAGGGAACCAAAATCAACGAGATCCGTCAGATGTCTGGGGCGCAGATCAAAATAGCTAACGCCATGGAAGGGTCATCGGAACGCCAGATTACCATCACAGGGACTCCCGCCAACATCAGCCTGGCCCAGTACCTCATCAATGCAAG GTTCAGAGACGTGGCGGCTATGTGGACTGACCCATCTTCCATGACCACATCCTGA
- the LOC134620135 gene encoding poly(rC)-binding protein 3-like isoform X1: MEPIKVQSEGGLNVTLTIRLLMHGKEVGSIIGKKGETVKKMREDSGARINISEGNCPERIVTITGPTDAIFKAFAMIAYKFEEDIINSMSNSPATSKPPVTLRLVVPASQCGSLIGKGGSKIKEMRESTGAQVQVAGDMLPNSTERAVTISGAPEAIIQCVKQICVVLLESPPKGATIPYRPKPASTPVIFSGGQVRADPLGASTANLSLLLQHQPLPAYTIQGQYAIPHPDQLSKLHQLAMQQTPFTPLGQTTPAFPAAGLDASNQASTHELTIPNDLIGCIIGRQGTKINEIRQMSGAQIKIANAMEGSSERQITITGTPANISLAQYLINARFRDVAAMWTDPSSMTTS; encoded by the exons ATGGAGCCCATTAAGGTCCAATCAGAAGGTGGACTGAATGTGACCCTCACCATCAGGCTGCTGATGCACGGCAAG GAGGTTGGAAGCATCATAGGAAAG AAAGGAGAGACGGTCAAGAAAATGCGTGAAGAC AGCGGCGCCCGTATCAACATCTCAGAGGGGAACTGCCCTGAACGGATAGTCACCATCACCGGGCCAACAGATGCCATTTTCAAGGCCTTTGCCATGATAGCCTACAAGTTTGAAGAG GATATAATCAACTCCATGAGCAACAGCCCAGCCACCAGCAAACCCCCCGTAACCCTGAGGCTCGTTGTCCCGGCCAGCCAGTGTGGATCCCTCATCGGCAAAGGAGGCTCCAAAATCAAAGAAATGAGAGAG TCCACAGGAGCTCAGGTCCAGGTGGCAGGAGACATGCTCCCCAACTCCACTGAGAGAGCGGTGACAATCTCAGGGGCCCCCGAGGCCATCATCCAGTGTGTCAAACAGATATGTGTGGTGTTGCTCGAG TCCCCACCGAAAGGTGCCACCATCCCCTACCGCCCCAAGCCTGCCTCCACCCCTGTCATTTTTTCAGGTGGCCAGGTAAGAGCAGACCCACTGGGGGCGTCCACAGCCAACCTCAGCCTCTTACTGCAGCACCAGCCACTGCCT GCGTATACCATTCAAGGACAGTATGCCATCCCACATCCAGAT CAGTTGAGCAAGCTCCACCAGTTGGCTATGCAGCAAACCCCCTTTACCCCCCTCGGACAGACCACCCCTGCCTTCCCCG CAGCAGGTCTGGATGCCAGTAACCAGGCCAGTACTCATGAACTCACCATTCCCAATGAT CTAATAGGCTGCATAATCGGACGCCAGGGAACCAAAATCAACGAGATCCGTCAGATGTCTGGGGCGCAGATCAAAATAGCTAACGCCATGGAAGGGTCATCGGAACGCCAGATTACCATCACAGGGACTCCCGCCAACATCAGCCTGGCCCAGTACCTCATCAATGCAAG GTTCAGAGACGTGGCGGCTATGTGGACTGACCCATCTTCCATGACCACATCCTGA
- the LOC134620135 gene encoding poly(rC)-binding protein 3-like isoform X8 yields MEPIKVQSEGGLNVTLTIRLLMHGKEVGSIIGKKGETVKKMREDSGARINISEGNCPERIVTITGPTDAIFKAFAMIAYKFEEDIINSMSNSPATSKPPVTLRLVVPASQCGSLIGKGGSKIKEMRESTGAQVQVAGDMLPNSTERAVTISGAPEAIIQCVKQICVVLLESPPKGATIPYRPKPASTPVIFSGGQVRADPLGASTANLSLLLQHQPLPAYTIQGQYAIPHPDQLSKLHQLAMQQTPFTPLGQTTPAFPAGLDASNQASTHELTIPNDAA; encoded by the exons ATGGAGCCCATTAAGGTCCAATCAGAAGGTGGACTGAATGTGACCCTCACCATCAGGCTGCTGATGCACGGCAAG GAGGTTGGAAGCATCATAGGAAAG AAAGGAGAGACGGTCAAGAAAATGCGTGAAGAC AGCGGCGCCCGTATCAACATCTCAGAGGGGAACTGCCCTGAACGGATAGTCACCATCACCGGGCCAACAGATGCCATTTTCAAGGCCTTTGCCATGATAGCCTACAAGTTTGAAGAG GATATAATCAACTCCATGAGCAACAGCCCAGCCACCAGCAAACCCCCCGTAACCCTGAGGCTCGTTGTCCCGGCCAGCCAGTGTGGATCCCTCATCGGCAAAGGAGGCTCCAAAATCAAAGAAATGAGAGAG TCCACAGGAGCTCAGGTCCAGGTGGCAGGAGACATGCTCCCCAACTCCACTGAGAGAGCGGTGACAATCTCAGGGGCCCCCGAGGCCATCATCCAGTGTGTCAAACAGATATGTGTGGTGTTGCTCGAG TCCCCACCGAAAGGTGCCACCATCCCCTACCGCCCCAAGCCTGCCTCCACCCCTGTCATTTTTTCAGGTGGCCAGGTAAGAGCAGACCCACTGGGGGCGTCCACAGCCAACCTCAGCCTCTTACTGCAGCACCAGCCACTGCCT GCGTATACCATTCAAGGACAGTATGCCATCCCACATCCAGAT CAGTTGAGCAAGCTCCACCAGTTGGCTATGCAGCAAACCCCCTTTACCCCCCTCGGACAGACCACCCCTGCCTTCCCCG CAGGTCTGGATGCCAGTAACCAGGCCAGTACTCATGAACTCACCATTCCCAATGAT GCTGCATAA
- the LOC134620135 gene encoding poly(rC)-binding protein 3-like isoform X4, producing the protein MEPIKVQSEGGLNVTLTIRLLMHGKEVGSIIGKKGETVKKMREDSGARINISEGNCPERIVTITGPTDAIFKAFAMIAYKFEEDIINSMSNSPATSKPPVTLRLVVPASQCGSLIGKGGSKIKEMRESTGAQVQVAGDMLPNSTERAVTISGAPEAIIQCVKQICVVLLESPPKGATIPYRPKPASTPVIFSGGQVRADPLGASTANLSLLLQHQPLPAYTIQGQYAIPHPDLSKLHQLAMQQTPFTPLGQTTPAFPAGLDASNQASTHELTIPNDLIGCIIGRQGTKINEIRQMSGAQIKIANAMEGSSERQITITGTPANISLAQYLINARFRDVAAMWTDPSSMTTS; encoded by the exons ATGGAGCCCATTAAGGTCCAATCAGAAGGTGGACTGAATGTGACCCTCACCATCAGGCTGCTGATGCACGGCAAG GAGGTTGGAAGCATCATAGGAAAG AAAGGAGAGACGGTCAAGAAAATGCGTGAAGAC AGCGGCGCCCGTATCAACATCTCAGAGGGGAACTGCCCTGAACGGATAGTCACCATCACCGGGCCAACAGATGCCATTTTCAAGGCCTTTGCCATGATAGCCTACAAGTTTGAAGAG GATATAATCAACTCCATGAGCAACAGCCCAGCCACCAGCAAACCCCCCGTAACCCTGAGGCTCGTTGTCCCGGCCAGCCAGTGTGGATCCCTCATCGGCAAAGGAGGCTCCAAAATCAAAGAAATGAGAGAG TCCACAGGAGCTCAGGTCCAGGTGGCAGGAGACATGCTCCCCAACTCCACTGAGAGAGCGGTGACAATCTCAGGGGCCCCCGAGGCCATCATCCAGTGTGTCAAACAGATATGTGTGGTGTTGCTCGAG TCCCCACCGAAAGGTGCCACCATCCCCTACCGCCCCAAGCCTGCCTCCACCCCTGTCATTTTTTCAGGTGGCCAGGTAAGAGCAGACCCACTGGGGGCGTCCACAGCCAACCTCAGCCTCTTACTGCAGCACCAGCCACTGCCT GCGTATACCATTCAAGGACAGTATGCCATCCCACATCCAGAT TTGAGCAAGCTCCACCAGTTGGCTATGCAGCAAACCCCCTTTACCCCCCTCGGACAGACCACCCCTGCCTTCCCCG CAGGTCTGGATGCCAGTAACCAGGCCAGTACTCATGAACTCACCATTCCCAATGAT CTAATAGGCTGCATAATCGGACGCCAGGGAACCAAAATCAACGAGATCCGTCAGATGTCTGGGGCGCAGATCAAAATAGCTAACGCCATGGAAGGGTCATCGGAACGCCAGATTACCATCACAGGGACTCCCGCCAACATCAGCCTGGCCCAGTACCTCATCAATGCAAG GTTCAGAGACGTGGCGGCTATGTGGACTGACCCATCTTCCATGACCACATCCTGA
- the LOC134620587 gene encoding leucine-rich repeat-containing protein 3-like, protein MGPSQRCRSSINPSSFSSLFFVGTLLFSLMMTAYACPKLCHCTERNGMVVQCTSRNLESIPPNLPKDTVVLLLSSNRIRHVPKGAFADLHRLRELDLSHNALESVEVGAFQGVSEALRTLDLSNNHLSGLPRDTFTKLHARIRLSQNPWHCECSLQETLRELRLDPETVNEVSCFTSEQEEYVGQPVIQVLDSGINFCNFHHKTTDVAMFVAMFCWFSMVTAYIIYYIKHNQEDARRHMEYLKSLPSTSHMSKDYDTVSSVF, encoded by the coding sequence ATGGGGCCCTCTCAAAGGTGCAGGTCATCCATAAACCCTTCTTCTTttagttctcttttctttgtgggAACACTTCTCTTCTCTTTGATGATGACCGCCTATGCCTGCCCTAAGCTCTgccactgcacagagaggaACGGCATGGTGGTGCAGTGCACTTCGCGCAACCTGGAGAGCATCCCGCCGAACTTACCCAAGGACACTGTGGTTCTCCTGCTCTCGTCGAACCGGATCCGACACGTCCCGAAAGGAGCCTTCGCTGACCTTCACCGCCTCAGGGAGCTGGATCTATCTCACAACGCCTTGGAGAGCGTGGAGGTCGGTGCCTTTCAGGGGGTTTCCGAAGCCCTGCGGACCTTGGATCTTTCAAACAACCATCTGAGCGGCCTCCCCAGGGACACCTTCACCAAGCTGCACGCCCGAATCCGCCTCTCCCAGAACCCCTGGCACTGCGAGTGCTCGCTGCAGGAGACACTGAGGGAGCTGAGGCTCGACCCCGAGACGGTGAACGAGGTCAGCTGTTTCACGTCAGAGCAGGAGGAGTACGTGGGACAGCCAGTGATCCAGGTCCTGGACTCGGGGATCAACTTTTGCAACTTCCACCACAAGACGACTGACGTCGCCATGTTTGTGGCCATGTTCTGCTGGTTCTCCATGGTGACAGCTTACATTATTTACTACATCAAACACAATCAGGAGGACGCCAGAAGGCATATGGAGTACCTCAAATCACTGCCCAGCACTTCTCACATGAGCAAGGACTACGACACAGTGAGCAGCGTGTTTTAG
- the LOC134620135 gene encoding poly(rC)-binding protein 3-like isoform X5 yields MEPIKVQSEGGLNVTLTIRLLMHGKEVGSIIGKKGETVKKMREDSGARINISEGNCPERIVTITGPTDAIFKAFAMIAYKFEEDIINSMSNSPATSKPPVTLRLVVPASQCGSLIGKGGSKIKEMRESTGAQVQVAGDMLPNSTERAVTISGAPEAIIQCVKQICVVLLEAYTIQGQYAIPHPDQLSKLHQLAMQQTPFTPLGQTTPAFPAAGLDASNQASTHELTIPNDLIGCIIGRQGTKINEIRQMSGAQIKIANAMEGSSERQITITGTPANISLAQYLINARFRDVAAMWTDPSSMTTS; encoded by the exons ATGGAGCCCATTAAGGTCCAATCAGAAGGTGGACTGAATGTGACCCTCACCATCAGGCTGCTGATGCACGGCAAG GAGGTTGGAAGCATCATAGGAAAG AAAGGAGAGACGGTCAAGAAAATGCGTGAAGAC AGCGGCGCCCGTATCAACATCTCAGAGGGGAACTGCCCTGAACGGATAGTCACCATCACCGGGCCAACAGATGCCATTTTCAAGGCCTTTGCCATGATAGCCTACAAGTTTGAAGAG GATATAATCAACTCCATGAGCAACAGCCCAGCCACCAGCAAACCCCCCGTAACCCTGAGGCTCGTTGTCCCGGCCAGCCAGTGTGGATCCCTCATCGGCAAAGGAGGCTCCAAAATCAAAGAAATGAGAGAG TCCACAGGAGCTCAGGTCCAGGTGGCAGGAGACATGCTCCCCAACTCCACTGAGAGAGCGGTGACAATCTCAGGGGCCCCCGAGGCCATCATCCAGTGTGTCAAACAGATATGTGTGGTGTTGCTCGAG GCGTATACCATTCAAGGACAGTATGCCATCCCACATCCAGAT CAGTTGAGCAAGCTCCACCAGTTGGCTATGCAGCAAACCCCCTTTACCCCCCTCGGACAGACCACCCCTGCCTTCCCCG CAGCAGGTCTGGATGCCAGTAACCAGGCCAGTACTCATGAACTCACCATTCCCAATGAT CTAATAGGCTGCATAATCGGACGCCAGGGAACCAAAATCAACGAGATCCGTCAGATGTCTGGGGCGCAGATCAAAATAGCTAACGCCATGGAAGGGTCATCGGAACGCCAGATTACCATCACAGGGACTCCCGCCAACATCAGCCTGGCCCAGTACCTCATCAATGCAAG GTTCAGAGACGTGGCGGCTATGTGGACTGACCCATCTTCCATGACCACATCCTGA
- the LOC134620135 gene encoding poly(rC)-binding protein 3-like isoform X6, with amino-acid sequence MEPIKVQSEGGLNVTLTIRLLMHGKEVGSIIGKKGETVKKMREDSGARINISEGNCPERIVTITGPTDAIFKAFAMIAYKFEEDIINSMSNSPATSKPPVTLRLVVPASQCGSLIGKGGSKIKEMRESTGAQVQVAGDMLPNSTERAVTISGAPEAIIQCVKQICVVLLEAYTIQGQYAIPHPDLSKLHQLAMQQTPFTPLGQTTPAFPAAGLDASNQASTHELTIPNDLIGCIIGRQGTKINEIRQMSGAQIKIANAMEGSSERQITITGTPANISLAQYLINARFRDVAAMWTDPSSMTTS; translated from the exons ATGGAGCCCATTAAGGTCCAATCAGAAGGTGGACTGAATGTGACCCTCACCATCAGGCTGCTGATGCACGGCAAG GAGGTTGGAAGCATCATAGGAAAG AAAGGAGAGACGGTCAAGAAAATGCGTGAAGAC AGCGGCGCCCGTATCAACATCTCAGAGGGGAACTGCCCTGAACGGATAGTCACCATCACCGGGCCAACAGATGCCATTTTCAAGGCCTTTGCCATGATAGCCTACAAGTTTGAAGAG GATATAATCAACTCCATGAGCAACAGCCCAGCCACCAGCAAACCCCCCGTAACCCTGAGGCTCGTTGTCCCGGCCAGCCAGTGTGGATCCCTCATCGGCAAAGGAGGCTCCAAAATCAAAGAAATGAGAGAG TCCACAGGAGCTCAGGTCCAGGTGGCAGGAGACATGCTCCCCAACTCCACTGAGAGAGCGGTGACAATCTCAGGGGCCCCCGAGGCCATCATCCAGTGTGTCAAACAGATATGTGTGGTGTTGCTCGAG GCGTATACCATTCAAGGACAGTATGCCATCCCACATCCAGAT TTGAGCAAGCTCCACCAGTTGGCTATGCAGCAAACCCCCTTTACCCCCCTCGGACAGACCACCCCTGCCTTCCCCG CAGCAGGTCTGGATGCCAGTAACCAGGCCAGTACTCATGAACTCACCATTCCCAATGAT CTAATAGGCTGCATAATCGGACGCCAGGGAACCAAAATCAACGAGATCCGTCAGATGTCTGGGGCGCAGATCAAAATAGCTAACGCCATGGAAGGGTCATCGGAACGCCAGATTACCATCACAGGGACTCCCGCCAACATCAGCCTGGCCCAGTACCTCATCAATGCAAG GTTCAGAGACGTGGCGGCTATGTGGACTGACCCATCTTCCATGACCACATCCTGA
- the LOC134620135 gene encoding poly(rC)-binding protein 3-like isoform X2, protein MEPIKVQSEGGLNVTLTIRLLMHGKEVGSIIGKKGETVKKMREDSGARINISEGNCPERIVTITGPTDAIFKAFAMIAYKFEEDIINSMSNSPATSKPPVTLRLVVPASQCGSLIGKGGSKIKEMRESTGAQVQVAGDMLPNSTERAVTISGAPEAIIQCVKQICVVLLESPPKGATIPYRPKPASTPVIFSGGQVRADPLGASTANLSLLLQHQPLPAYTIQGQYAIPHPDLSKLHQLAMQQTPFTPLGQTTPAFPAAGLDASNQASTHELTIPNDLIGCIIGRQGTKINEIRQMSGAQIKIANAMEGSSERQITITGTPANISLAQYLINARFRDVAAMWTDPSSMTTS, encoded by the exons ATGGAGCCCATTAAGGTCCAATCAGAAGGTGGACTGAATGTGACCCTCACCATCAGGCTGCTGATGCACGGCAAG GAGGTTGGAAGCATCATAGGAAAG AAAGGAGAGACGGTCAAGAAAATGCGTGAAGAC AGCGGCGCCCGTATCAACATCTCAGAGGGGAACTGCCCTGAACGGATAGTCACCATCACCGGGCCAACAGATGCCATTTTCAAGGCCTTTGCCATGATAGCCTACAAGTTTGAAGAG GATATAATCAACTCCATGAGCAACAGCCCAGCCACCAGCAAACCCCCCGTAACCCTGAGGCTCGTTGTCCCGGCCAGCCAGTGTGGATCCCTCATCGGCAAAGGAGGCTCCAAAATCAAAGAAATGAGAGAG TCCACAGGAGCTCAGGTCCAGGTGGCAGGAGACATGCTCCCCAACTCCACTGAGAGAGCGGTGACAATCTCAGGGGCCCCCGAGGCCATCATCCAGTGTGTCAAACAGATATGTGTGGTGTTGCTCGAG TCCCCACCGAAAGGTGCCACCATCCCCTACCGCCCCAAGCCTGCCTCCACCCCTGTCATTTTTTCAGGTGGCCAGGTAAGAGCAGACCCACTGGGGGCGTCCACAGCCAACCTCAGCCTCTTACTGCAGCACCAGCCACTGCCT GCGTATACCATTCAAGGACAGTATGCCATCCCACATCCAGAT TTGAGCAAGCTCCACCAGTTGGCTATGCAGCAAACCCCCTTTACCCCCCTCGGACAGACCACCCCTGCCTTCCCCG CAGCAGGTCTGGATGCCAGTAACCAGGCCAGTACTCATGAACTCACCATTCCCAATGAT CTAATAGGCTGCATAATCGGACGCCAGGGAACCAAAATCAACGAGATCCGTCAGATGTCTGGGGCGCAGATCAAAATAGCTAACGCCATGGAAGGGTCATCGGAACGCCAGATTACCATCACAGGGACTCCCGCCAACATCAGCCTGGCCCAGTACCTCATCAATGCAAG GTTCAGAGACGTGGCGGCTATGTGGACTGACCCATCTTCCATGACCACATCCTGA
- the LOC134620135 gene encoding poly(rC)-binding protein 3-like isoform X7, with product MEPIKVQSEGGLNVTLTIRLLMHGKEVGSIIGKKGETVKKMREDSGARINISEGNCPERIVTITGPTDAIFKAFAMIAYKFEEDIINSMSNSPATSKPPVTLRLVVPASQCGSLIGKGGSKIKEMRESTGAQVQVAGDMLPNSTERAVTISGAPEAIIQCVKQICVVLLESPPKGATIPYRPKPASTPVIFSGGQVRADPLGASTANLSLLLQHQPLPAYTIQGQYAIPHPDQLSKLHQLAMQQTPFTPLGQTTPAFPAAGLDASNQASTHELTIPNDAA from the exons ATGGAGCCCATTAAGGTCCAATCAGAAGGTGGACTGAATGTGACCCTCACCATCAGGCTGCTGATGCACGGCAAG GAGGTTGGAAGCATCATAGGAAAG AAAGGAGAGACGGTCAAGAAAATGCGTGAAGAC AGCGGCGCCCGTATCAACATCTCAGAGGGGAACTGCCCTGAACGGATAGTCACCATCACCGGGCCAACAGATGCCATTTTCAAGGCCTTTGCCATGATAGCCTACAAGTTTGAAGAG GATATAATCAACTCCATGAGCAACAGCCCAGCCACCAGCAAACCCCCCGTAACCCTGAGGCTCGTTGTCCCGGCCAGCCAGTGTGGATCCCTCATCGGCAAAGGAGGCTCCAAAATCAAAGAAATGAGAGAG TCCACAGGAGCTCAGGTCCAGGTGGCAGGAGACATGCTCCCCAACTCCACTGAGAGAGCGGTGACAATCTCAGGGGCCCCCGAGGCCATCATCCAGTGTGTCAAACAGATATGTGTGGTGTTGCTCGAG TCCCCACCGAAAGGTGCCACCATCCCCTACCGCCCCAAGCCTGCCTCCACCCCTGTCATTTTTTCAGGTGGCCAGGTAAGAGCAGACCCACTGGGGGCGTCCACAGCCAACCTCAGCCTCTTACTGCAGCACCAGCCACTGCCT GCGTATACCATTCAAGGACAGTATGCCATCCCACATCCAGAT CAGTTGAGCAAGCTCCACCAGTTGGCTATGCAGCAAACCCCCTTTACCCCCCTCGGACAGACCACCCCTGCCTTCCCCG CAGCAGGTCTGGATGCCAGTAACCAGGCCAGTACTCATGAACTCACCATTCCCAATGAT GCTGCATAA